TCGGCATGGGGATCGCGCTGCGCAGCCGTGATTTGTTCAGAAAGCTCCTGGCGGCCGGTCTGACCTTCTCGTTCGGCCTCCAGTCTTTGCTCATCATCGGTGGCATCGTCCGTCTCTTCCCCCTCACCGGCATCACGTTGCCTTTCATGTCATACGGCGGTTCTTCACTGGTGTCGAACTTCGTGTTGGTCGCCCTTCTCGTCCAGGTTTCCCATGAGGAGCGGGTATGAACAGCCCGATTCGCCGCCTCACGCTCGCCCTCCTGATCGGTTTCTGCTTGCTGCTTGTCAACGTCACCTACATCCAGGCGTTGGCGACCGACCGATACCGGGACGATCCCCGTAACGCCAGGGTGCAGCTCGCCCGATCCGAACGCGAGCGGGGTCTGATCCTCGACCGAAATGACGTCGTGCTTGCCACCTCGGAGGCCCAGGCCGGCGCCGGTACCTTTGTGCGGACCTACCCATTCGGAGGGCTTCTCGGCCATCCGGTGGGCTTCTCATCGCTCTTGTTTGGAGATCGCGGGCTCGAACAGGCGTATGCCAATGATTTGAGAAGCAAACAAGATTTGACGATTTCCAACGTGATTGCCGGTGTCCTCGGCAATGACCTCCATCCCGAAAACATACGGTTGACAATCGACGTCGCCCTGCAACGGGCAGCCAGCGAGGCGTTGGCCGGACAAATCGGCGCCGTGGTCGCCTTAGACCCTTCGACCGGTGCCATCCTCGCCTATGTGTCATCTCCCGGGTTCGACCCATCCGTGCTCGTCGGCGCGACCGCCGGTCCTGCCGGCGATGCCCTCGACGCCGACCCAGACGAACCGTTGCGGGACCGGGTCGTAAACGAGCTCTACCCGCCAGGGTCGATATTCAAGATCATTACCGCGGCAGCCGCCCTTGAGTTCGGCGAGATGACCGTCGACTCCACGTTCGCCAACCCGGCTTCGCTCGCTCTCCCCGGATCCGAGTCAACCATTTCCAACGCCAACGGAAGACCCTGCGGTTCCGGAAGCGAAGTGACGCTGGGGCGCGGGTTTATCTCCTCCTGTAACACGACGTTCGCTCAAGCAGCGATGGAAATTGGGGCCGACGCCCTCAAGTCACAGGCAGAGAATTTCGGATTTGGCGCCGAAATCCCCTTCACATTTCCAGTCATACCGTCAAACTTTTCACCGGTAGACCTCTCGGAAGACCTTCCCGCTCTTGCCCAATCGGCCATCGGACAGCGAGACGTCCGGGTCACTCCGCTGCACATGGCTCTCATGGCCGCCGGGATAGCCA
This genomic interval from Acidimicrobiia bacterium contains the following:
- a CDS encoding penicillin-binding protein 2, translating into MNSPIRRLTLALLIGFCLLLVNVTYIQALATDRYRDDPRNARVQLARSERERGLILDRNDVVLATSEAQAGAGTFVRTYPFGGLLGHPVGFSSLLFGDRGLEQAYANDLRSKQDLTISNVIAGVLGNDLHPENIRLTIDVALQRAASEALAGQIGAVVALDPSTGAILAYVSSPGFDPSVLVGATAGPAGDALDADPDEPLRDRVVNELYPPGSIFKIITAAAALEFGEMTVDSTFANPASLALPGSESTISNANGRPCGSGSEVTLGRGFISSCNTTFAQAAMEIGADALKSQAENFGFGAEIPFTFPVIPSNFSPVDLSEDLPALAQSAIGQRDVRVTPLHMALMAAGIANGGQIMVPYLVADIVDGDGKVVSSTEPAVWRRAVNEATAAILLELMVETVDSGTGTNARIDGIRVAGKTGTAENPGQPPHAWFVGFAPADQPTIAIAVIVEFGGVQGDEASGGRTAAPIAKQTLERWLKP